The genomic segment TGGATTTCCAATCTGTTTAAATACAGAACCCTTACCATCCATAATTGAAACTATCATATCGCGTTCAGAAAGCGGGGGATTGTTTATAGCTTCTTCAAGTGTTCTTACTGGTTCAATACAAGCATCAACGTTTGAAAATACTGCAATCCAGTGTGATAAAGGTTGCGATGCAATAATAGCAGCAATCTTTTTTTTATGGAAATGAACAGCTTCAGGTGAAAAATCCATATTTTGCAGTATATCAGTATAGCCAATTGCCTGGCAAAAACTCTGGAAAAACTTTGGTTCAATGGGCCCTACTGACAAAAAGCGTCCATCGGATGTTGGATAGTAATCATATATTCCCCCACCATTGAGCATTTGCGTTTCAGGCTGTGGTAATGGTTCGCCTTCCAGGTATGCTGCTGTGGTAAATGCACTCATGGCAAATACGCCATCAGTAATAGAAATGTCTATATAATCTCCCTCACCAGTAGCCTGTCGTTTGATATATGCTGCTAATATACCAATTACCATATTCTTAGCACCACTGGCAATATCAGCAATCTGAATGCCGTGAAGGGAAGGGCCTGTAGTTTTCTTTCCTGAAAAGGAATCAACTCCAGATAGTGCCATGTAGTTGATATCGTGTCCCGCTCGCAATGCGTAACTTCCTGTTTGCCCATAACCTGACAATGAACAATATATTATAGAAGAGTTAATGGTTTTTAAATCATTATATCCAAAACCCAACTTTTCCAGAACTTTTGGCCTGAACTGCTCTATAATAATGTCATAGTCTTTTACAAGTGCGTATATAATATCTTTTGCTTCCGGTGATTTTAAATCAAGTGCTAAAGACTTTTTACCACGGTTAATATGCGCATAAACAGCTGAAATACCATTAACAATTGGTGGAAGCATCCTTAACATATCGGGATTGTTGGGATTTTCCACTTTGATTATATCAGCACCTAAATCAGCTAACATCATGGTACCATAAGGACCAGGTAGCAGGTATGTGAAATCTAATATTTTAAGATTTTTC from the Spirochaetota bacterium genome contains:
- a CDS encoding CaiB/BaiF CoA-transferase family protein, which gives rise to MNYPLKNLKILDFTYLLPGPYGTMMLADLGADIIKVENPNNPDMLRMLPPIVNGISAVYAHINRGKKSLALDLKSPEAKDIIYALVKDYDIIIEQFRPKVLEKLGFGYNDLKTINSSIIYCSLSGYGQTGSYALRAGHDINYMALSGVDSFSGKKTTGPSLHGIQIADIASGAKNMVIGILAAYIKRQATGEGDYIDISITDGVFAMSAFTTAAYLEGEPLPQPETQMLNGGGIYDYYPTSDGRFLSVGPIEPKFFQSFCQAIGYTDILQNMDFSPEAVHFHKKKIAAIIASQPLSHWIAVFSNVDACIEPVRTLEEAINNPPLSERDMIVSIMDGKGSVFKQIGNPIKFLSQNYIAHSAGVSLGYNNDEILQSIGYNEHTIQQLYAKNVIAKFNESKL